The Vibrio astriarenae genome contains a region encoding:
- a CDS encoding heme-binding beta-barrel domain-containing protein yields the protein MKTKSLITVALSSIIAAPAIADHTVIDGLDFGPLAKLVGTWQSVDAGGVDISPGQEGSDVGKGGPAVTPFYETMTFEVAADAVNASDQTLVALYYKQEVFRKSDDSKFHDQRGYFIYDAENQIVYNSFCVPRTTCVTAEGAAGDSMTLVASGRGIAESNYMTENASTTSFTMNIQFDEETLTYTQSTGLDIYGNQFAHTDSSTLKKVK from the coding sequence ATGAAAACCAAATCTTTAATAACAGTAGCACTCTCTTCAATTATTGCAGCGCCAGCCATCGCCGATCACACCGTGATTGATGGACTTGATTTTGGACCTCTTGCTAAGCTAGTGGGCACTTGGCAGTCAGTCGATGCTGGTGGTGTCGACATCTCTCCGGGACAGGAAGGATCTGATGTCGGTAAGGGTGGCCCGGCAGTCACCCCGTTCTATGAAACCATGACGTTTGAAGTTGCGGCCGATGCGGTGAACGCCAGTGATCAGACACTCGTTGCGCTTTACTATAAGCAAGAGGTGTTTCGTAAATCGGATGACTCTAAGTTCCACGACCAGCGTGGTTACTTTATCTATGACGCTGAAAACCAGATCGTGTACAACTCTTTCTGCGTTCCACGTACGACGTGTGTGACCGCTGAGGGTGCTGCGGGTGATAGTATGACTTTGGTCGCGTCAGGCAGAGGGATAGCAGAGTCTAATTACATGACCGAGAACGCTTCAACAACCTCATTTACGATGAACATTCAGTTTGATGAAGAGACCTTAACTTACACGCAAAGCACAGGTCTTGATATCTACGGAAACCAATTTGCACACACGGATTCAAGCACGCTTAAAAAGGTTAAGTAA
- a CDS encoding DUF3316 domain-containing protein: MKGTTIGTTLLVAAISTSVYANARYATQVSTDMIKGQVAETKEAAAKDGEMLLTDLLNQSSFELSKSQRTRVVTVDNRSFKITKSDISINTVVGEDGLQGYQPQVNYQYQYNYRDYD, from the coding sequence ATGAAGGGAACGACAATAGGTACCACATTGTTGGTGGCGGCGATTTCTACCAGTGTTTATGCCAATGCGAGATATGCTACGCAGGTGAGCACAGATATGATTAAAGGCCAGGTAGCTGAAACTAAGGAAGCGGCAGCGAAGGATGGAGAGATGCTGCTGACTGATCTACTCAATCAATCGTCTTTTGAACTGAGTAAATCACAGCGCACTCGTGTTGTTACTGTAGACAATCGTTCATTTAAAATTACCAAATCGGATATTTCAATAAACACCGTTGTTGGTGAGGATGGGCTTCAAGGCTATCAGCCACAGGTTAATTATCAATATCAGTACAACTACCGTGACTACGATTAG
- a CDS encoding L-serine ammonia-lyase has translation MISVFDVYKIGVGPSSSHTVGPMKAGKEFVDDLRSMEKLHSITKITVDVYGSLSLTGKGHHTDIAIIMGLGGNSPESVDIDSIPGFIAQVEETEQLPLAHGSHTVDFPREGGMNFHTSNLSLHENGMQIHAWAGEELAYSKTYYSIGGGFIVDEENFGKTEENPIQVPYAFNSAESLVAQCKESGLSISGLVMHNERALHSEETIRTSYANIWQTMHECMERGMNTEGILPGPLRVPRRASALRQQLLTSEKTSTDPMAVVDWVNMFAFAVNEENAAGGRVVTAPTNGACGIIPAVLAYYDKFIQPVTEKDYTRYFAASGAIGSLYKMNASISGAEVGCQGEVGVACSMAAAGLSELMGGSPEQVCMAAEIAMEHNLGLTCDPVAGQVQVPCIERNGIAAVKAINSTRMAMRRSSDPRVSLDKVIETMLETGKDMNAKYRETSQGGLAIKVIC, from the coding sequence ATGATTAGTGTTTTCGATGTCTATAAAATCGGTGTTGGCCCTTCTAGCTCTCATACTGTAGGTCCAATGAAAGCGGGTAAAGAGTTTGTTGATGATCTGCGCTCAATGGAGAAGCTGCATTCCATCACCAAAATTACCGTTGATGTTTATGGCTCATTATCACTGACAGGGAAAGGTCACCACACAGATATCGCTATCATTATGGGCTTAGGAGGAAACAGCCCAGAGAGCGTAGATATAGATTCAATTCCAGGCTTTATTGCTCAGGTTGAAGAGACAGAGCAACTGCCACTGGCTCACGGAAGCCATACCGTCGACTTCCCTCGTGAAGGTGGTATGAACTTCCATACGTCAAACCTTTCTCTACACGAGAATGGAATGCAGATTCACGCATGGGCGGGCGAAGAACTCGCTTACTCGAAAACTTACTACTCGATTGGTGGCGGCTTTATTGTCGACGAGGAGAACTTTGGTAAGACCGAAGAGAACCCTATTCAAGTCCCTTATGCCTTCAACTCTGCGGAATCACTTGTCGCTCAGTGTAAAGAGAGTGGCCTATCTATCAGTGGATTAGTGATGCACAACGAACGTGCTCTTCACTCTGAAGAGACGATTCGCACTAGTTACGCAAACATTTGGCAAACCATGCACGAATGTATGGAGCGTGGTATGAATACAGAAGGTATTCTACCTGGTCCACTGCGCGTTCCGCGTCGTGCTTCAGCGCTTCGCCAGCAGTTATTAACCAGCGAAAAAACCAGCACTGACCCTATGGCTGTCGTCGACTGGGTTAACATGTTTGCTTTTGCGGTGAATGAAGAAAATGCAGCAGGCGGTCGTGTTGTCACTGCACCAACAAACGGTGCTTGCGGGATTATTCCTGCAGTATTGGCTTACTATGACAAATTCATCCAGCCTGTAACCGAGAAAGATTACACACGTTACTTTGCCGCTTCTGGTGCTATTGGTTCTCTATACAAGATGAACGCATCTATCTCCGGTGCAGAGGTTGGCTGTCAGGGTGAAGTTGGCGTAGCGTGTTCGATGGCAGCAGCTGGCCTTTCAGAGCTGATGGGTGGTAGCCCTGAGCAAGTATGTATGGCGGCTGAAATCGCAATGGAGCACAATCTAGGTTTGACGTGCGACCCGGTAGCTGGCCAAGTGCAAGTACCATGTATTGAGCGTAATGGCATTGCCGCAGTAAAAGCGATCAACTCGACACGAATGGCAATGCGTCGTTCGTCTGATCCGCGAGTTTCCCTCGATAAGGTTATCGAAACCATGTTAGAGACGGGTAAAGACATGAACGCTAAATACCGTGAGACGTCTCAAGGTGGATTAGCCATTAAAGTGATTTGCTAA
- a CDS encoding aromatic amino acid transport family protein — protein sequence MTISTNTATAVQTSKFTYKDFTWCLSLFGTAVGAGVLFLPIRAGAGGFWTLAMLALIAFPMTWFAHKSLARFVLSAKNPNADISETVEEHFGKTGANLITFAYFFAIYPIVLIYGVGITNTVDSFLVNQMGMESIPRPLLSGALIAMMTAGILFGKELMLKATSALVYPLVIILLALSFYLIPDWNTSMMSVSPDWSSMPSMIWLALPMIVFSFNHSPIISQFTKEQRLAHGDNAVKKTDAITGGAAMMLMGFVMFFVFSVVLSLSPEQLAEAQAQNISVLSYLANIHESPLISTLGPIVAFAAITSSYFGHFLGAQEGLVGLVKSRSSMPESKIEKGALIFIVLTTWAVAIINPDILGMIEDLGAPMIAAILFLLPIYAMNKVPAMAKLKTSKAAQIFTAICGLAAVTSAINGIF from the coding sequence ATGACTATTTCTACAAATACAGCAACGGCTGTACAAACCAGTAAGTTCACTTATAAAGACTTTACTTGGTGTCTTTCCCTTTTCGGTACCGCAGTAGGTGCGGGTGTTCTATTCCTGCCAATCCGTGCTGGTGCTGGTGGTTTCTGGACACTTGCGATGCTTGCTTTAATTGCGTTCCCAATGACTTGGTTCGCCCACAAGTCTCTTGCTCGTTTTGTTCTTTCAGCGAAGAACCCGAATGCTGACATCAGTGAAACCGTGGAAGAGCACTTTGGTAAGACTGGCGCAAACCTCATCACTTTTGCTTACTTCTTTGCCATCTACCCAATCGTGCTTATCTACGGTGTTGGTATTACGAACACTGTGGACTCTTTCCTTGTCAACCAGATGGGTATGGAATCTATCCCACGCCCTCTTCTTTCAGGTGCGTTGATTGCGATGATGACCGCAGGCATCCTGTTTGGTAAAGAGCTGATGCTGAAAGCAACGTCTGCGTTGGTTTACCCGCTAGTCATCATCCTACTTGCGCTCTCTTTCTACCTTATCCCTGATTGGAATACATCAATGATGTCTGTTAGCCCAGACTGGAGCTCAATGCCATCAATGATCTGGCTGGCACTTCCAATGATCGTATTCTCATTCAACCACAGCCCAATCATCAGCCAGTTCACTAAAGAGCAGCGCCTAGCACACGGTGATAACGCGGTTAAGAAAACTGACGCGATTACTGGCGGTGCAGCGATGATGCTGATGGGCTTTGTTATGTTCTTCGTATTCTCAGTCGTTCTTTCTCTGTCTCCAGAGCAACTCGCAGAAGCGCAAGCGCAAAACATCAGTGTTTTGTCTTACCTAGCGAACATCCACGAATCACCACTTATCTCAACACTTGGTCCTATCGTTGCTTTCGCTGCCATCACTTCAAGCTACTTTGGTCACTTCCTTGGTGCTCAAGAGGGTCTAGTCGGCTTGGTGAAGTCTCGCTCTAGCATGCCGGAGAGCAAAATTGAAAAAGGCGCCCTTATCTTCATCGTGCTAACAACTTGGGCTGTTGCGATCATCAACCCAGATATCCTTGGCATGATTGAAGACCTTGGCGCTCCAATGATTGCAGCAATCCTATTCTTGCTACCTATCTACGCGATGAATAAAGTGCCAGCAATGGCGAAACTTAAGACGTCAAAAGCAGCACAAATCTTCACTGCTATCTGTGGTCTAGCTGCCGTAACATCTGCAATTAACGGTATTTTCTAA
- a CDS encoding CoA pyrophosphatase → MTITRQKLMTHFSLSPQRYYHPQSLGRLASLPTEAFRPAAVLIGFIERPTGISVILTKRSEHLRHHPGQISFPGGKQDPTDASLTDTALRETEEEIGISRELITTFGTLPPLPTISQFNVTPILAFIDPNHQLLINRDEVAEVVEVPVAKLLKPGALKTTTFTLKNTHHRLFGISYKNHFIWGVTGQILHNLALHLSFIDERNT, encoded by the coding sequence ATGACCATAACGCGCCAAAAGCTAATGACGCATTTTAGTCTCTCCCCCCAACGCTACTACCATCCTCAATCACTAGGTCGACTTGCCTCACTGCCAACCGAAGCTTTCCGGCCAGCAGCGGTTCTCATTGGCTTTATTGAGCGCCCAACAGGCATTTCGGTTATTCTCACCAAACGCTCTGAGCACCTGCGACATCATCCAGGTCAAATTAGCTTTCCCGGAGGAAAGCAAGATCCCACCGATGCCTCACTCACCGATACCGCACTGCGAGAAACCGAAGAAGAGATCGGTATCTCAAGAGAGTTAATTACCACCTTCGGCACGCTACCTCCGTTACCAACCATCAGTCAGTTTAATGTCACCCCTATCCTTGCTTTTATCGACCCAAATCATCAACTGCTGATTAATCGTGATGAAGTCGCTGAAGTCGTTGAAGTTCCAGTGGCAAAACTGCTCAAACCCGGGGCTTTAAAAACCACGACATTCACGTTAAAAAACACTCACCACCGACTGTTTGGCATTAGCTACAAGAATCATTTCATCTGGGGTGTCACCGGACAAATCCTGCATAACCTTGCACTACACCTCTCTTTTATAGATGAGCGAAATACGTAG
- the pabB gene encoding aminodeoxychorismate synthase component 1 translates to MSASTVSPTIHAIDYRPTLASDFFSKVEQQPWAMLLRSASKEHIDSRFDILVASPIATITTMGDESVVDSPTGKTTSLADPFELIQSLCDQYVPHIESDTELPFLGGALGYFSYDLGRRVERMPCIAEKDLATPDMAIGIYDWALIVDHKVQAAYMVSVDPVKQLNWLSTQKVGSVNDFQLTSEWQSNMSEQAYADKFASIHEYLLSGDCYQINLAQRWKASYQGSEWHAYQKLEQVNGAPFSAFIRLEESAIVSISPERFIQLKDREIETKPIKGTRPRFADPDLDAQSAQELANAPKDQAENLMIVDLLRNDIGRVAKPGTVNVPKLFDIESFPAVHHLVSTIRAQLDQAYSPSELLRACFPGGSITGAPKVRAMEIIEELEPHRRSAYCGSIGYISRHGHMDTSITIRTLVAEGGHIHAWAGGGIVADSECASEYQETFDKLSKILPVL, encoded by the coding sequence ATGTCAGCATCCACTGTATCACCGACCATTCACGCTATTGATTATCGTCCCACGCTCGCTAGCGATTTTTTCTCCAAAGTTGAGCAACAGCCATGGGCAATGCTCCTCCGCTCCGCATCAAAAGAGCATATCGATAGTCGCTTTGATATTTTAGTGGCCTCTCCCATCGCAACTATCACGACGATGGGTGATGAAAGTGTGGTTGATTCACCGACGGGTAAAACGACGAGCCTAGCCGATCCATTTGAGCTCATTCAGTCTCTTTGTGACCAGTACGTACCTCACATAGAAAGCGACACAGAACTGCCTTTTTTAGGTGGGGCACTGGGTTACTTCAGTTATGACCTAGGACGTCGAGTGGAGAGGATGCCCTGCATTGCAGAGAAAGATCTTGCCACGCCAGACATGGCTATTGGCATTTATGATTGGGCATTGATTGTCGATCACAAAGTTCAGGCTGCCTACATGGTGTCAGTTGACCCAGTTAAACAGCTGAACTGGCTTTCTACCCAGAAGGTCGGCTCAGTGAATGATTTCCAACTGACATCCGAATGGCAAAGTAACATGAGCGAACAAGCCTATGCGGATAAGTTTGCATCGATCCACGAATACTTGCTATCTGGTGATTGCTACCAAATTAATTTGGCGCAGCGCTGGAAAGCCAGCTATCAGGGCAGCGAGTGGCACGCGTATCAGAAGCTTGAGCAAGTCAATGGCGCGCCCTTTTCAGCTTTTATCCGCTTAGAAGAAAGTGCAATCGTCAGTATCTCGCCTGAACGCTTCATTCAGCTTAAAGATCGTGAAATCGAAACCAAACCCATCAAGGGTACCCGCCCACGTTTTGCTGATCCAGATTTAGATGCACAGTCTGCACAAGAGTTGGCCAATGCACCAAAAGATCAAGCTGAAAACTTGATGATCGTCGATCTATTGAGAAACGATATTGGCCGTGTTGCCAAGCCCGGCACCGTTAACGTACCAAAGCTCTTTGATATAGAGAGTTTCCCTGCGGTTCACCACCTAGTCAGTACCATTCGAGCGCAGTTAGATCAAGCATACAGCCCAAGCGAATTACTTCGTGCCTGTTTCCCTGGTGGGTCTATCACTGGCGCTCCTAAAGTGCGGGCAATGGAGATCATCGAAGAGCTTGAGCCTCATCGACGCAGTGCTTACTGCGGTAGTATCGGATACATCAGTCGCCACGGGCATATGGACACCAGCATCACGATAAGAACTCTCGTCGCCGAAGGCGGACACATTCATGCTTGGGCCGGCGGGGGTATCGTTGCTGACAGTGAATGCGCAAGCGAGTATCAAGAAACCTTCGACAAACTGAGTAAAATATTGCCTGTACTATAG
- a CDS encoding fumarate hydratase, with protein MTVIKRKDVISSVADALQYISYYHPLDFVQALEKAYYKEESQAAKDAIAQILINSRMSAEGHRPICQDTGIVTCFVNVGMGVQWDDTDMTVQQMVDEGVRQAYTNPDNPLRASVLMDPAGKRINTKDNTPAVVHINMIPGNEVEIQIAAKGGGSENKTKMVMLNPSDDIAEWVEKTLPTMGAGWCPPGMLGIGIGGTAEKAAVLAKESLMEHIDIQELIDRGPQNAEEELRLDIFNRVNKLGIGAQGLGGLTTVVDVKIKTAPTHAASKPVCLIPNCAATRHVHFTLDGTGPADLQPPKLEDWPDITWEAGENTRRVNLDTVTKEEAQEWKTGETLLLSGKLLTGRDAAHKRIQTMLDSGEGLPDGVDLKGKFIYYVGPVDAVGDEAVGPAGPTTSTRMDKFTDMMLEETGIMGMIGKAERGPATVESIKQHKSVYLMAVGGAAYLVAKAIKKARVVAFEDLGMEAIYEFEVEDMPVTVAVDSSGANAHQIGPDTWKVKIAEANA; from the coding sequence ATGACGGTTATAAAAAGGAAAGACGTCATCAGCAGTGTTGCTGACGCATTACAATACATTTCTTACTACCATCCGCTTGATTTCGTTCAGGCGCTCGAAAAGGCCTATTACAAAGAAGAGAGCCAAGCCGCGAAAGATGCGATTGCGCAAATTTTGATTAACTCTCGCATGTCTGCTGAGGGGCACCGTCCTATTTGTCAAGATACGGGCATCGTAACCTGTTTCGTTAATGTGGGTATGGGTGTTCAGTGGGACGACACCGACATGACGGTTCAACAGATGGTTGACGAAGGTGTTCGCCAAGCCTACACCAACCCAGATAACCCGCTACGCGCCTCGGTGTTAATGGACCCAGCAGGCAAGCGGATTAATACCAAAGATAACACACCAGCCGTCGTTCACATCAACATGATACCCGGCAATGAAGTTGAAATTCAAATTGCCGCTAAAGGTGGGGGTAGTGAAAACAAAACCAAAATGGTGATGCTGAACCCATCCGATGATATTGCCGAGTGGGTAGAGAAAACACTACCGACTATGGGCGCGGGCTGGTGTCCCCCAGGCATGCTTGGCATCGGTATTGGCGGTACAGCGGAAAAAGCGGCAGTGTTAGCCAAGGAATCCTTAATGGAGCATATCGATATTCAAGAGCTGATTGACCGCGGCCCACAAAATGCGGAAGAAGAGCTTCGTTTGGATATTTTTAATCGTGTGAACAAGTTAGGTATTGGCGCTCAAGGCCTTGGTGGTTTAACGACGGTGGTTGACGTCAAGATAAAAACCGCGCCAACGCACGCTGCTTCAAAACCGGTTTGCTTGATTCCTAACTGTGCCGCAACACGTCACGTGCATTTCACGCTTGATGGTACGGGTCCGGCAGACCTTCAGCCACCGAAACTTGAAGATTGGCCAGATATCACTTGGGAAGCTGGAGAGAATACGCGCCGTGTGAACCTTGATACTGTGACTAAAGAAGAGGCTCAAGAGTGGAAAACCGGCGAAACACTGCTTCTCAGCGGCAAGCTGCTGACAGGACGTGACGCTGCACATAAGCGCATTCAAACGATGCTAGATAGTGGTGAAGGCTTACCTGACGGTGTTGACCTAAAAGGCAAGTTTATCTACTACGTAGGCCCAGTTGATGCGGTAGGCGATGAAGCCGTAGGCCCTGCAGGACCAACCACCTCCACTCGTATGGATAAGTTTACCGATATGATGCTTGAAGAGACAGGCATCATGGGCATGATAGGTAAAGCAGAGCGTGGCCCAGCGACGGTAGAATCGATCAAACAGCACAAGTCAGTGTACTTGATGGCTGTCGGTGGCGCCGCTTACCTTGTTGCCAAGGCAATTAAGAAAGCACGCGTGGTTGCTTTTGAAGATCTTGGTATGGAAGCGATTTACGAGTTTGAAGTCGAAGATATGCCAGTGACGGTTGCCGTGGATTCTAGTGGTGCGAATGCACACCAAATTGGCCCAGATACGTGGAAAGTGAAGATTGCTGAAGCGAATGCTTAA
- a CDS encoding YcjX family protein has translation MRSITREVSDLVNRGLDAHVRVAVTGLSTAGKTAFITSFVNQFLNISTHDNLPLLGAAQEGRLIGAKREPQTNLMVPRFAYDEAIEQLSQEVPNWPTPTRDVSEIRLAVKYRPKSKARKLISKTSTLHIDIVDYPGEWLLDLPLLEQDFDVWSETQSVALTDARKALAKQWLEAGTQLDLNAPANEAALQRVSELYTDYLLQCKQAGYHWVQPGRFVLPGDLKGAPVLQFFPVENVDLDSVVKGSNLDMLISRYKEYQTSVVKRFYKDYFSSFDRQIVLVDCLSPLNSGRESFQDMRFALEQIMQSYQYGRSSLLSRLFAPKIDKVLFAATKADHVTPEQHTPLVSLLQKMIHKVWQQAAFEHIDMQCMSIASIQATQAGHVYAEGKMKSVLKGTSMEGESMTVFPGSVPKSLPESSFWQKYRFDFTAFRPEPLADHQPLPHIRMDKVIEYVLGDKLR, from the coding sequence ATGAGAAGTATCACAAGAGAAGTGTCTGACTTAGTTAATCGTGGTCTTGATGCGCATGTCCGAGTTGCGGTGACGGGCCTATCAACGGCAGGTAAGACCGCATTTATCACCTCCTTTGTGAATCAGTTCCTCAATATATCAACGCACGATAACTTACCTTTACTCGGTGCAGCTCAAGAGGGGCGTTTGATTGGTGCAAAGCGTGAGCCTCAAACCAATTTGATGGTGCCTCGATTTGCTTATGATGAGGCCATTGAACAGCTGTCACAAGAAGTGCCCAACTGGCCAACACCAACTCGTGATGTCAGTGAAATACGCCTTGCAGTGAAGTATCGACCTAAGAGCAAAGCGAGAAAACTCATCTCAAAAACTTCAACACTGCACATCGACATTGTTGACTACCCAGGGGAGTGGTTGCTCGACTTACCTCTGTTGGAGCAAGATTTTGACGTTTGGAGTGAGACACAATCTGTTGCTTTGACTGACGCCCGTAAGGCTCTGGCAAAGCAATGGTTGGAAGCGGGGACGCAGCTCGATCTCAACGCACCAGCCAATGAAGCGGCGCTACAGAGAGTCAGTGAGTTATACACTGACTACTTATTACAGTGTAAGCAAGCGGGTTATCACTGGGTTCAGCCAGGACGCTTTGTTTTACCTGGGGATTTAAAAGGCGCACCGGTGCTACAGTTTTTTCCTGTTGAGAACGTCGATCTTGATTCTGTTGTCAAAGGATCCAACCTCGATATGCTTATTTCACGCTATAAAGAGTACCAAACGAGCGTCGTAAAACGCTTTTACAAAGACTATTTCTCGTCGTTCGACCGTCAAATTGTGCTCGTGGACTGCCTATCACCCCTAAATAGCGGAAGAGAGAGCTTCCAAGATATGCGCTTTGCACTTGAGCAGATTATGCAGAGCTACCAATATGGTCGCTCTAGTCTGTTATCACGACTTTTCGCACCAAAGATTGATAAGGTATTGTTTGCTGCGACTAAAGCTGACCATGTAACACCGGAGCAGCACACACCTCTCGTTTCGTTGCTACAAAAAATGATTCATAAAGTCTGGCAGCAAGCGGCATTTGAACACATCGACATGCAGTGCATGAGTATCGCGTCCATTCAGGCAACGCAGGCAGGACACGTATACGCTGAAGGCAAGATGAAGAGCGTGCTTAAAGGCACCTCAATGGAAGGGGAAAGCATGACGGTTTTCCCAGGAAGTGTACCCAAGTCACTGCCTGAAAGTAGCTTCTGGCAAAAATACAGGTTTGACTTTACTGCTTTCAGGCCGGAGCCATTGGCTGACCATCAACCTCTGCCTCACATTCGCATGGATAAAGTCATTGAGTATGTACTAGGAGACAAACTGCGATGA